The following is a genomic window from Niabella soli DSM 19437.
GCTGGATGCTCGATGCTGGACTCGATACAGGATATCGAAAATCAAGAATCCAGTATCAACAATCAAACAACGGGTATATACACGTTTTAAACAATGTTAAGAAACCGCTGTATCCGGCGGCAATAACGCGTTAATACCCCTCCGCCCCTCTTTCACCCTTTACGATGGCCACGCCGGCGCTGCAACCCAGCCGGGTAGCCCCCGCCTCTACCAGTTCCTTTGCAAAAGCATAGTCACGAATGCCGCCACTGGCTTTTATTTGCACTTGTTGCGGTAAATGTTTTTTGAACAGCTCCACCGCATGCACACTGGCGCCCTTTTCAGCATAGCCGGTTGAGGTTTTCAAGTAGTCGATGCCCGCAGCGCCATATAGTTCACAACATTTGATGATCTCTTCATCCGTTAAAATGCCGCTTTCAATAATGATCTTTATCACCTTCCCTTTTTCTTTTATAACCGGCATCAGGTGATTGATTTCATTGGCCAGGTATTGCCAGTCGTCATTTTTTAATGCAATCAGGTTAATGACGATATCCAGTTCATCTGCCCCATCTACCAATGCCAGCACCACTTCCGCCA
Proteins encoded in this region:
- the deoC gene encoding deoxyribose-phosphate aldolase, with protein sequence MDIAKYIDHTILKPTTLISDVEKVCNEAKEYGFAAVCIPPPFVKKAKELLAGSGVKTATVIGFPFGYSAIEAKLAEVVLALVDGADELDIVINLIALKNDDWQYLANEINHLMPVIKEKGKVIKIIIESGILTDEEIIKCCELYGAAGIDYLKTSTGYAEKGASVHAVELFKKHLPQQVQIKASGGIRDYAFAKELVEAGATRLGCSAGVAIVKGERGAEGY